In the genome of Segatella copri, one region contains:
- the nadB gene encoding L-aspartate oxidase → MVYKYDFLIIGSGVAGMSYALKVARAHKGKVCMICKTSLDEANTSFAQGGVASVTNLEVDNFDKHIQDTMIAGDYISDYNAVKQVVTMAPKQIEELVQWGVNFDKQQDGKFDLHREGGHSEFRILHHADDTGAEIQRGLMEAVRNCPDIDIKENHFAVEIITQHHLGARVTRRTPYINCYGAYVLNPDTQKVDTYLSKVTVMCTGGCGAVYQTTTNPVIATGDGEAMVYRAKGTVADMEFVQFHPTALYHPGETHPAFLITEAMRGYGGILRLPNGESFMEKYDKRLSLAPRDIVARAIDKEMKIHGLDHVCLDVTHKNPEETKRHFPNIYAKCLSIGIDITKDYIPVRPAAHYMCGGIKVDLNGCSSINRLYALGECSCTGLHGGNRLASNSLIEAVVYAETAAKHSLEHVDEYDFNEKVPAWNDEGTLTNEEKVLITQSVKEVGECMSNYVGIVRSDLRLKRAWDRLDLLYEETENLFKRVKVSKELCELRNMINVGYLITRMAIERKESRGLHYTIDYPVHAYDKKDK, encoded by the coding sequence ATGGTTTATAAGTATGATTTTCTGATTATCGGCTCAGGAGTTGCCGGTATGAGTTACGCCCTGAAAGTAGCCAGAGCGCATAAAGGTAAAGTGTGCATGATTTGCAAAACCTCTCTCGACGAGGCGAACACTTCATTTGCACAAGGTGGTGTTGCGTCAGTTACCAACTTGGAAGTGGATAACTTCGACAAGCACATTCAAGACACGATGATTGCTGGTGATTACATCAGCGATTACAATGCTGTAAAGCAGGTTGTCACCATGGCACCGAAGCAGATCGAAGAGCTCGTGCAGTGGGGTGTTAACTTCGACAAGCAGCAGGACGGCAAGTTCGACCTCCACCGTGAGGGCGGACACAGCGAGTTCCGCATCCTTCATCATGCCGATGATACGGGTGCTGAAATCCAGCGCGGGCTGATGGAGGCAGTGCGCAACTGCCCTGACATCGATATCAAGGAAAATCATTTCGCCGTGGAGATTATCACCCAGCATCACTTGGGCGCCCGTGTTACCCGACGCACTCCTTATATCAACTGTTACGGAGCCTACGTGCTGAATCCCGATACCCAGAAGGTGGATACTTATCTGAGCAAGGTTACCGTGATGTGTACCGGCGGATGTGGTGCCGTTTACCAGACTACCACCAACCCAGTCATCGCCACGGGTGATGGCGAGGCGATGGTTTACCGTGCCAAGGGTACCGTGGCCGATATGGAGTTCGTTCAGTTCCACCCTACAGCCCTCTATCATCCGGGCGAGACTCATCCTGCCTTCCTCATCACCGAGGCAATGCGTGGATATGGTGGCATCTTGCGTCTGCCTAACGGCGAGAGCTTCATGGAGAAATATGATAAGCGTCTGAGTCTGGCTCCTCGCGACATCGTGGCTCGTGCCATCGATAAGGAGATGAAGATTCACGGTCTTGACCATGTATGCCTGGATGTTACCCACAAGAATCCGGAGGAGACCAAGCGTCACTTCCCTAACATCTACGCCAAGTGTCTGAGCATCGGCATCGACATCACCAAGGATTACATCCCAGTGCGTCCTGCCGCTCACTACATGTGTGGTGGTATCAAGGTAGATTTGAACGGCTGTTCAAGCATCAACCGTCTCTATGCCCTGGGCGAGTGTTCATGCACCGGTCTGCATGGTGGCAACCGCCTTGCCAGCAACTCGCTCATCGAGGCTGTGGTTTATGCCGAGACGGCTGCCAAGCACAGTCTGGAGCATGTGGATGAATACGATTTCAACGAGAAGGTTCCTGCCTGGAACGACGAGGGTACCCTGACCAACGAGGAGAAGGTATTGATTACCCAGAGCGTCAAGGAGGTGGGCGAATGCATGAGCAACTACGTGGGCATCGTGCGCAGCGACCTTCGCCTGAAGCGTGCTTGGGACCGCCTCGACCTTCTTTACGAAGAGACCGAGAATCTCTTCAAGCGTGTCAAGGTGAGCAAGGAACTCTGCGA
- a CDS encoding PH domain-containing protein produces the protein MADRTFHKRFSVTARIGVAVFALLAGYFFWVKMAIIGIFLAIIIVGMIERILNTTYTFKKVKPIDRDDEMEYLIINEGRFSSNRNVPVCDIISVHQAKTFMGLDHCMVIEYGAKNMVAIQPDNEEAFEKEIKKRQ, from the coding sequence ATGGCAGATAGAACTTTTCACAAGCGCTTCTCGGTGACGGCTCGCATCGGGGTGGCAGTGTTCGCCCTTCTTGCCGGATATTTCTTCTGGGTAAAGATGGCGATTATCGGCATCTTCCTGGCCATCATCATCGTGGGCATGATAGAGCGCATTTTGAACACCACCTATACATTTAAGAAGGTGAAACCTATCGACAGGGACGACGAGATGGAGTATCTCATCATCAATGAGGGCAGGTTCTCATCGAACAGGAATGTGCCCGTGTGCGATATCATCAGCGTGCATCAGGCCAAGACCTTTATGGGGCTGGACCATTGCATGGTGATAGAATACGGAGCCAAGAACATGGTGGCCATTCAGCCGGACAACGAAGAGGCTTTCGAGAAAGAAATTAAAAAACGACAATGA
- the dacB gene encoding D-alanyl-D-alanine carboxypeptidase/D-alanyl-D-alanine-endopeptidase — translation MKKIRYMMLSLMAAMLMAMPMQAQNVTNDEVVEMQDDTEVADSTMLDSLAADTLRLPWPESVKVGIDNLLKSKMFETSQVGIMVWDLEDDSCIYKHNERQLMRPASTMKLLTAITALDKLGGSYQFKTQLKYTGTIEEGVLHGDVYCVGGMDPRFNSDDLSAFVNSLKEMGVDTIRGKVYADRSMKDSDLLGEGWCWDDDNPVLSPLVFSRKDIFMDRFLAKLKDAGIEYEEMYASTKTCPTNAFTICTRFHTMDQVLHKMMKESDNLYAESMYYQIAASTGNRPASAKSARSVERQFINQKLGLDASRYKLADGSGLSLYNYLSAELEVAMLRYAFRNDNIKQHLIHSLPIAGVDGTLKKRMRSGSAHGNVKAKTGTLTGIISLAGYCTAANGHELCFSIINNGIMHGSNARNFADKVCKLLCQP, via the coding sequence ATGAAAAAGATAAGATATATGATGTTGAGTCTGATGGCGGCGATGCTGATGGCAATGCCTATGCAGGCTCAGAATGTGACGAATGATGAAGTGGTGGAGATGCAGGACGACACGGAAGTGGCTGACTCCACAATGTTAGACTCGCTGGCTGCCGATACGCTGAGATTGCCTTGGCCGGAATCGGTGAAGGTGGGTATCGACAATCTGCTGAAGAGCAAGATGTTTGAAACTTCGCAGGTGGGTATCATGGTTTGGGACCTGGAGGATGACTCCTGCATCTACAAGCACAACGAGCGTCAGCTGATGCGCCCGGCTAGTACGATGAAGCTCCTTACGGCTATCACGGCGCTGGACAAGTTGGGCGGGTCCTATCAGTTTAAAACCCAACTGAAATATACGGGAACCATCGAGGAGGGTGTGCTCCATGGCGATGTATATTGCGTGGGCGGCATGGATCCCCGTTTCAACAGTGATGACCTCTCGGCCTTTGTCAACAGCCTGAAGGAGATGGGTGTAGATACCATCCGTGGCAAGGTGTATGCCGACCGCTCGATGAAGGATTCTGATTTGTTGGGCGAAGGCTGGTGCTGGGATGATGACAACCCGGTGCTTTCGCCTTTGGTGTTCTCCAGGAAGGATATCTTCATGGATAGATTCCTGGCTAAACTGAAGGATGCGGGCATCGAGTATGAGGAGATGTATGCCTCTACCAAGACCTGTCCTACTAATGCTTTCACCATCTGTACCCGTTTCCACACCATGGACCAGGTGCTGCACAAGATGATGAAGGAGAGTGACAATCTCTATGCCGAGAGCATGTATTATCAGATAGCGGCTTCCACGGGCAACCGTCCGGCGAGTGCCAAGAGTGCCCGCAGCGTGGAGCGCCAGTTTATCAACCAGAAACTGGGCTTGGATGCATCACGCTATAAGTTGGCTGATGGTTCGGGACTTTCGCTCTATAACTATCTGAGTGCCGAACTGGAGGTGGCAATGCTTCGCTATGCCTTCCGCAACGACAACATCAAGCAGCATCTGATTCATTCGCTGCCGATAGCGGGTGTGGATGGCACCCTGAAGAAGCGTATGAGGAGCGGCAGTGCCCACGGCAATGTGAAGGCTAAGACGGGCACCCTGACGGGCATCATCTCGCTGGCTGGTTATTGCACTGCAGCCAATGGACATGAGCTTTGCTTCTCTATTATCAATAATGGTATCATGCATGGCAGCAATGCCCGAAACTTTGCGGACAAGGTTTGCAAGCTGCTGTGCCAACCGTGA
- a CDS encoding mechanosensitive ion channel family protein: MEEIRKFVDSMITWAGITGDYVPMLRHILLTIIAVLLAMLSDFLCRKILVPLISKITEKTEFSWDDVLLNRKVLTSACHIVPAVVIWSLMPLIYLEYPIFKEILERATGIYIVVMSVRTALVFIGSFKGLENSEERRSSAQQYFHTFCGVLRILMLFVAGVVVVAILLGKNPMTLFAGLGATSAVLMLVYKDTILGLAAGVRLTSNDMLHKGDWITVKSVDANGIVEEMSLTTVKVRNFDNTIVTISPATLVNGSFQNWIGMQKSGGRRVKRVVYFDFRSVRLVDDSLKQTLLAKHFATEDSFKLKETLQKALAKDGIHVSEISAESAVPSDEDLEKEGIKEGADLLNPAALAPTNLQLYRKFMEKYLRQRPEVNTELTLMVRHMEATQCGLPIEFYFFIKDKVWVNYEHILADIMEHAYALANEFGLKIYEQYPEQ, translated from the coding sequence ATGGAGGAAATTAGAAAATTTGTAGATTCAATGATAACATGGGCGGGTATCACGGGTGATTACGTGCCTATGCTTCGTCATATATTGCTCACCATCATCGCTGTGTTGCTGGCGATGCTGAGCGATTTCCTTTGTCGCAAGATATTGGTTCCGCTGATTTCGAAGATTACGGAGAAGACGGAGTTTTCTTGGGATGATGTGTTGCTGAACAGGAAGGTGCTCACCTCGGCTTGCCATATCGTTCCGGCTGTGGTGATATGGTCGCTCATGCCGCTCATCTATCTGGAATATCCCATATTCAAGGAGATTCTGGAGCGTGCCACGGGCATCTATATCGTGGTGATGTCGGTGCGCACGGCATTGGTGTTTATCGGTTCGTTCAAGGGATTGGAGAACAGCGAGGAGCGCCGCTCTTCGGCTCAGCAGTATTTCCATACCTTCTGCGGTGTGCTCAGAATATTGATGCTCTTCGTGGCTGGAGTGGTGGTGGTAGCCATCCTGCTGGGTAAGAATCCGATGACTCTGTTTGCCGGTTTGGGTGCCACCTCGGCTGTGCTGATGTTGGTGTACAAGGATACCATCCTCGGATTAGCTGCCGGTGTGAGACTGACGAGTAATGATATGCTCCACAAGGGCGACTGGATTACGGTGAAGTCGGTGGATGCCAATGGTATTGTTGAGGAGATGTCGCTCACCACGGTGAAGGTTCGCAATTTCGATAACACCATCGTTACCATTTCGCCAGCCACGCTGGTGAACGGTTCGTTCCAGAACTGGATTGGTATGCAGAAGAGTGGGGGAAGAAGAGTGAAGCGAGTGGTTTACTTCGATTTCCGCAGTGTGCGATTGGTGGATGATTCCTTAAAGCAGACCTTGCTTGCCAAGCATTTTGCTACGGAGGATTCCTTTAAGTTGAAGGAAACGTTGCAGAAGGCATTGGCAAAGGATGGTATTCATGTTTCTGAAATTTCTGCAGAATCGGCAGTTCCATCTGATGAGGATTTGGAGAAAGAAGGTATTAAGGAAGGGGCAGACCTGCTGAATCCTGCTGCTCTGGCTCCAACCAATCTTCAGCTTTATCGTAAATTCATGGAGAAATATCTGCGTCAGCGCCCTGAGGTGAATACGGAGTTGACCTTGATGGTTCGCCACATGGAAGCCACCCAGTGCGGTCTTCCTATCGAGTTCTATTTCTTCATCAAGGATAAGGTTTGGGTTAATTACGAGCATATCCTTGCCGATATCATGGAGCATGCCTACGCGCTTGCCAATGAATTCGGCTTGAAGATTTACGAGCAATATCCGGAGCAGTAA
- the mutY gene encoding A/G-specific adenine glycosylase: MINNSFFSTEILRWFRENGRELPWRETSDPYAIWLSEIILQQTRIAQGWEYWERFMQTYPHVEDLAAASEDDVLKLWQGLGYYSRARNLYAAARQIVALGEFPDTLDGIKSLKGVGDYTAAAIGSFAFNLPAAVVDGNVYRVLSRYFGIDTPINSTQGKKEFAALAQSLLPASEAAAYNQGMMDFGAIQCTPQSPKCLLCPLAETCEALRNGRVEELPVKNKTVKVKTRHLSYVYIRYKAPALESQVEAEKHAEAESWIAIHRRGEGDIWQGLWEPYNISDMKELPSFVKDPILLAKDVKHVLTHRILLADFYLQEVEERPSLPDDYIWIKESEIENYGVPRLIEIMLDKIHQ; encoded by the coding sequence ATGATCAATAACTCTTTTTTTTCAACTGAAATACTCCGTTGGTTTCGTGAAAACGGCAGGGAACTGCCTTGGCGCGAAACCAGCGACCCTTATGCCATCTGGCTCAGCGAAATCATCCTGCAGCAAACCCGCATTGCCCAGGGATGGGAATATTGGGAGCGCTTTATGCAAACCTATCCCCATGTAGAAGACCTGGCGGCAGCCAGCGAAGATGATGTTTTGAAGCTCTGGCAGGGCTTGGGCTATTATTCCCGTGCCCGCAATCTTTATGCCGCTGCCAGGCAAATCGTGGCTTTGGGTGAATTCCCTGATACGCTGGATGGCATTAAATCGTTAAAGGGAGTGGGTGATTATACAGCCGCTGCCATCGGCTCCTTTGCCTTCAATCTTCCTGCCGCAGTGGTAGATGGCAATGTATATCGTGTTCTTTCCCGATATTTCGGAATCGATACACCCATCAATTCCACCCAGGGAAAGAAGGAGTTTGCGGCTTTGGCGCAATCGCTGTTGCCTGCTTCAGAGGCGGCAGCCTATAACCAGGGAATGATGGATTTCGGTGCCATTCAGTGTACCCCTCAATCGCCGAAATGCCTTCTTTGTCCGCTTGCCGAAACCTGTGAGGCTTTGCGAAACGGCAGGGTAGAGGAACTGCCAGTGAAGAACAAAACGGTGAAGGTGAAGACCCGTCATCTCTCTTATGTGTATATCAGATATAAGGCACCAGCTTTGGAATCGCAAGTTGAGGCAGAAAAACATGCTGAGGCTGAATCGTGGATTGCGATTCATCGTCGTGGTGAGGGGGATATTTGGCAGGGATTGTGGGAGCCGTATAATATATCGGATATGAAGGAATTGCCTTCTTTCGTGAAGGATCCGATATTGCTGGCAAAGGATGTGAAGCATGTATTGACCCATCGCATTCTTCTTGCCGATTTCTATCTGCAGGAAGTTGAGGAACGACCTTCTCTTCCCGATGATTACATCTGGATTAAGGAAAGCGAGATAGAAAATTACGGTGTGCCGAGATTGATTGAAATTATGCTGGATAAGATTCATCAATAA
- the rbr gene encoding rubrerythrin, which yields MKELKGTKTEKNLQEAFAGESMARNKYTYFASKAKKDGYVQIANIFEETAANEKEHAKLWFKYLEGGAIKSTEENLLAAAEGENGEWTEMYKRMAEEAREEGFDEIAAKFEMVAEIEKHHEERYRKLLKNVQDKVVFSRDGDCIWQCSNCGHIVVGKEAPEVCPVCNHPQSYFQIEAKNY from the coding sequence ATGAAAGAATTGAAAGGAACAAAGACAGAGAAGAACCTCCAGGAGGCTTTCGCTGGTGAGTCAATGGCTCGTAATAAATATACATACTTCGCAAGCAAGGCTAAGAAGGATGGTTATGTTCAGATAGCTAACATCTTCGAGGAGACTGCTGCCAACGAGAAGGAGCACGCTAAGTTGTGGTTCAAGTACTTGGAGGGCGGTGCCATCAAGAGTACAGAAGAGAACCTTCTGGCTGCTGCCGAGGGTGAGAATGGCGAGTGGACAGAGATGTACAAGCGCATGGCTGAGGAGGCTCGTGAGGAGGGCTTCGATGAGATTGCCGCTAAGTTCGAGATGGTAGCTGAGATTGAGAAGCACCACGAGGAGCGCTATCGCAAGCTCCTGAAGAACGTTCAGGACAAGGTTGTTTTCTCTCGTGATGGTGACTGCATCTGGCAGTGCTCTAACTGCGGTCACATCGTAGTAGGCAAGGAAGCTCCAGAGGTTTGCCCAGTTTGCAACCACCCACAGAGCTACTTCCAGATTGAGGCTAAGAATTACTAA
- a CDS encoding Na+/H+ antiporter NhaC family protein: MDYNMIGTAWSLLPPVVAIALALKTKEVYSSLFIGIILGAVQYCISMGTGFDGFLVHLTNHTVGEGDDAKAYGLIHCLSDPWNVGILVFLVVLGSIVSLMNKAGGSAAFGRWASKHVKSKMGVQIATILLGILIFIDDYFNCLTVGSVMRPIAVRNGVTKEKLAYLIDSTAAPVCIISPISSWAAAVSGFVSGGENGLALFCKAIPFNFYAFFTILFMLGIVVLGFDFKAMSKYDARLKEWYERTNGGKLDEVSDTKLQIVEHGVGAKQQESSESRGSVSDLVIPIIMLIVFCMAGMVYSGGFFDAANANYLNFVDAFAGSNASVGLVLGSLAALILTIVMFTVRKTLPFDEAMSSLIKGFEAMVPAILILTLAWTLKSMTDSLGAAEYVSGVVASSASELQMLLPGIIFLVAGFLAFATGTSWGTFGILIPICIAVFPAADPLRIISISACMAGAVCGDHISPISDTTIMASAGAECKHVHHVSSQLPYALTVAGVSFLTFIVAGFTHTWGMATSAIVSWIFGMLMLGLALFYLNKRQKSK, from the coding sequence ATGGATTATAACATGATTGGGACCGCATGGTCGTTACTGCCTCCCGTCGTCGCCATCGCTCTGGCGCTGAAGACGAAAGAGGTGTATTCTTCTCTCTTTATCGGCATCATTCTGGGTGCCGTGCAATATTGTATTTCGATGGGAACGGGATTCGATGGATTCCTGGTTCACCTAACCAACCACACTGTGGGCGAAGGCGACGACGCCAAGGCCTACGGATTGATTCACTGCCTCTCCGACCCATGGAATGTAGGCATTCTGGTGTTCCTGGTGGTATTGGGCAGCATCGTTTCGCTGATGAACAAGGCGGGTGGTTCAGCGGCTTTCGGCCGCTGGGCTTCCAAGCACGTGAAGTCGAAGATGGGGGTGCAGATAGCCACCATCCTGCTCGGTATCCTGATATTCATCGACGATTACTTCAACTGTCTTACCGTGGGTTCGGTGATGCGCCCTATCGCAGTGCGCAACGGCGTGACCAAGGAAAAGCTCGCCTATCTCATCGACTCCACCGCAGCACCGGTCTGCATCATCTCGCCTATCTCCAGTTGGGCAGCAGCCGTATCGGGCTTCGTATCGGGAGGCGAAAACGGACTGGCGCTCTTCTGCAAGGCGATACCTTTCAATTTCTACGCCTTCTTCACCATCCTCTTCATGCTGGGCATCGTGGTACTGGGCTTCGACTTCAAGGCGATGAGCAAGTATGACGCCCGACTGAAGGAGTGGTACGAGCGCACCAACGGCGGAAAGCTCGACGAGGTGAGCGATACCAAGCTGCAAATCGTGGAACACGGCGTGGGAGCCAAGCAGCAAGAGAGTTCAGAAAGTAGAGGTTCGGTAAGCGACCTTGTGATTCCAATCATCATGCTCATTGTATTCTGCATGGCGGGCATGGTTTATTCGGGCGGATTCTTCGATGCCGCCAATGCCAACTATCTGAATTTCGTTGATGCCTTTGCGGGCAGCAATGCTTCGGTGGGCCTTGTACTCGGTTCGCTGGCAGCCCTGATTCTCACCATCGTGATGTTCACGGTGCGCAAGACCCTGCCATTCGATGAGGCGATGAGTAGTCTCATCAAGGGATTCGAGGCGATGGTGCCAGCCATCCTGATTCTTACCCTGGCATGGACCCTGAAGAGCATGACCGACTCGCTGGGAGCAGCAGAATATGTATCTGGTGTCGTGGCAAGCAGTGCTTCTGAGTTGCAGATGCTCCTGCCGGGCATCATCTTCCTGGTAGCCGGTTTCCTGGCCTTCGCCACCGGAACTTCCTGGGGAACCTTCGGTATTCTGATTCCTATCTGCATCGCCGTCTTCCCTGCTGCCGACCCGCTGCGCATCATCTCTATCTCAGCCTGCATGGCAGGAGCCGTCTGCGGCGACCATATCTCGCCTATCAGCGATACCACCATCATGGCGAGTGCGGGAGCCGAGTGCAAGCATGTGCATCATGTGTCATCGCAGTTGCCATACGCCCTGACAGTGGCAGGCGTAAGCTTCCTCACCTTCATCGTGGCTGGCTTCACCCATACCTGGGGCATGGCTACGAGTGCCATCGTATCGTGGATATTCGGTATGTTGATGCTCGGATTGGCTTTATTTTATCTAAATAAGCGCCAGAAATCAAAATAG
- a CDS encoding SIMPL domain-containing protein, translating into MNINSGIKQAVILAIGIIMLGFCIKSGLESVISKDRKVVVKGLAEKEVEADKVTWPIVSKEIGNDLPELYQKINATTRTIRNFLVENGVKASEINVNAPVVIDLNAERYGENRQGYRYNITSIITVTSHNVKLVRGIIARQGDLLQKGVAIVDGGYENPVKYEYVAFRKMKPKMMQEAIENAEQTATQFAENSKSKIDKIMNADQGQFSIEDRDSNTPYIKKVRVVTTVTYSLKD; encoded by the coding sequence ATGAACATCAATTCTGGTATTAAGCAAGCCGTGATTTTAGCCATCGGCATCATCATGCTTGGATTCTGTATCAAGTCGGGACTTGAGAGTGTGATTAGTAAAGACCGTAAGGTTGTAGTGAAAGGCCTTGCCGAGAAGGAGGTGGAGGCGGACAAGGTGACGTGGCCTATCGTTTCCAAGGAAATAGGCAACGACCTGCCTGAACTCTATCAAAAAATCAATGCCACCACGAGAACCATCAGAAACTTCCTGGTGGAGAATGGCGTGAAGGCGAGCGAAATCAATGTCAATGCACCTGTGGTCATCGACCTCAATGCTGAGCGATATGGCGAAAACCGCCAGGGCTATCGTTATAACATCACGTCGATTATCACCGTTACTTCGCATAATGTGAAACTGGTTCGCGGTATCATCGCCCGTCAGGGTGACCTGCTCCAGAAGGGCGTTGCCATTGTGGATGGAGGCTACGAGAATCCGGTGAAGTATGAGTATGTGGCATTCCGCAAGATGAAACCGAAGATGATGCAGGAGGCGATAGAGAATGCCGAGCAGACTGCCACACAGTTTGCCGAAAACAGTAAGAGCAAGATTGACAAGATCATGAATGCTGACCAGGGGCAGTTCTCGATAGAGGATAGGGATTCGAATACACCTTATATTAAAAAGGTGAGGGTGGTGACCACGGTTACCTATTCCCTGAAAGACTAG
- the trxA gene encoding thioredoxin: protein MVNIHIPFRQAFLLVFVALPFCFCACTKKAQNVAQVKQIQKEKEQGASSHVESSSESASAGKVQVLTVSDFRKKIMDYESHPDEWVFAGSRPAIIDFYATWCGPCKMMAPMVESLAGKYAGKIDFYKVDIDQEPELASVFGIRSIPTFLFIPLKGNPTMQMGAMQKEDFEEIIGKVMKK, encoded by the coding sequence ATGGTGAATATTCATATCCCTTTCAGGCAAGCATTCTTGCTTGTTTTTGTAGCCCTCCCTTTTTGTTTTTGCGCCTGCACGAAGAAGGCGCAAAATGTGGCGCAGGTTAAACAGATTCAGAAGGAGAAAGAGCAGGGGGCTTCTTCTCATGTAGAATCTTCTTCAGAGTCTGCTTCTGCAGGAAAGGTGCAGGTGCTTACAGTTTCCGATTTCAGGAAGAAGATTATGGATTACGAGTCTCATCCCGATGAGTGGGTGTTTGCAGGCTCCCGTCCTGCCATTATCGATTTCTATGCCACCTGGTGTGGACCTTGCAAGATGATGGCTCCCATGGTAGAATCTCTAGCCGGGAAATATGCCGGCAAGATAGATTTCTATAAGGTGGATATCGACCAGGAACCCGAGTTGGCTTCCGTCTTCGGCATCCGCAGCATTCCTACCTTCCTCTTTATCCCGCTGAAGGGCAATCCTACCATGCAGATGGGTGCCATGCAGAAGGAAGATTTCGAGGAGATTATCGGGAAAGTGATGAAAAAGTAA
- a CDS encoding DUF5675 family protein, whose product MEIVLKRIAKKRNYTIGRLYLLADDSVKRISLPGKKIGDKSTLVHTFDSQLLSKDTYLCDTLEPTWRNLLGIKLKPEEVDARYSRISGKKARKVSGHTAIPEGSYPVVISYSPRFKRWLPLLLSVPNFEGIRIHAGNYPDDTQGCVLVGENKFEGMVVNSRIWLQRLINAMEAARDRGESIWITIQ is encoded by the coding sequence ATGGAAATAGTATTAAAGCGAATTGCTAAAAAAAGAAATTATACCATCGGCAGACTCTATCTGTTGGCCGATGATAGTGTAAAGCGTATCTCGTTGCCCGGCAAGAAGATAGGCGATAAGAGTACATTGGTTCATACCTTTGACAGCCAGTTGCTGTCCAAGGATACGTATCTCTGCGATACCTTGGAGCCTACATGGCGCAATCTGTTGGGCATCAAACTAAAGCCAGAGGAAGTGGATGCCCGCTATAGCCGCATAAGTGGCAAGAAGGCACGTAAGGTATCTGGTCATACGGCCATTCCTGAGGGATCATATCCCGTGGTCATATCGTATTCGCCAAGATTCAAACGTTGGCTGCCATTGCTGCTGAGCGTGCCGAATTTCGAGGGCATCCGCATCCATGCAGGCAATTATCCTGACGACACGCAAGGCTGCGTTCTCGTTGGGGAGAACAAGTTCGAGGGCATGGTGGTAAACTCTCGCATCTGGCTACAGCGACTCATCAACGCCATGGAAGCGGCTCGCGACAGAGGCGAAAGCATCTGGATTACCATCCAATAG
- a CDS encoding DNA cytosine methyltransferase, with translation MNKHQLMNAMDYHVPQERYRVFVVGIRRDIDVNYQFPEPDTYSFITLRQAIGEITEEPRKYISEPVNAEYGQWLNHDVYMGPFDDRYMARNRVRGWDDVSYTMQAKARNCPLHPQAPKMIYVSRDKQIFRPGYEHLYRRLSVRECARIQSFPDHFRFIYHDVSDGYKMVGNAVPPRLGRAIALSTKDAFQSYSSKPYSVLVATYRDDRQLRMSLENKLYYVRAGLRAGAMQFSLGMKAPHYLFLHKSGSYILLILKEVEPRLVSSKYLENLGFHPSGDQYWVFEVLDVETENRTEYIKNYVSEHGGMKMKPYILELKL, from the coding sequence TTGAACAAGCATCAGTTGATGAATGCGATGGATTATCATGTGCCGCAAGAGCGCTATCGTGTATTTGTTGTAGGTATAAGAAGGGATATTGATGTTAATTATCAATTTCCGGAACCTGATACCTATTCTTTCATAACCCTGCGCCAGGCTATTGGTGAAATTACAGAAGAGCCTAGAAAATATATTTCAGAACCGGTGAATGCTGAATATGGTCAATGGTTGAACCATGATGTCTATATGGGACCATTTGATGATAGGTATATGGCTAGAAATCGGGTACGTGGATGGGATGATGTCTCATATACGATGCAGGCGAAAGCCCGCAACTGCCCATTACATCCTCAGGCACCCAAAATGATATATGTATCTAGGGATAAACAGATATTCCGTCCGGGGTATGAGCATTTGTATCGTAGGCTGAGCGTGAGAGAGTGTGCTCGAATCCAGAGTTTTCCCGATCATTTCCGTTTTATTTATCACGATGTTTCTGATGGGTATAAAATGGTGGGGAATGCTGTTCCACCTCGGCTTGGCAGGGCGATAGCTCTGTCTACCAAGGATGCATTTCAGTCTTATTCGTCTAAGCCATATTCCGTGCTTGTTGCTACTTATCGTGATGATAGGCAGTTGCGTATGTCATTGGAAAATAAGCTCTATTATGTGAGGGCTGGTTTAAGGGCAGGAGCCATGCAGTTTTCTCTGGGCATGAAAGCTCCTCATTATCTCTTTCTGCACAAAAGTGGTTCATATATCCTGCTTATCTTAAAGGAAGTAGAACCGAGACTGGTATCATCAAAGTATTTGGAGAATCTGGGATTTCATCCTTCTGGTGATCAGTATTGGGTATTTGAAGTCTTGGATGTAGAAACAGAGAACAGAACGGAATATATTAAAAACTATGTTTCAGAGCATGGCGGTATGAAGATGAAACCCTATATCTTGGAGCTAAAGCTATAA